The Macrobrachium rosenbergii isolate ZJJX-2024 chromosome 7, ASM4041242v1, whole genome shotgun sequence genome segment AACTGGAATAGAGGGAGGCTGGACTGGAAGCTCAGAGGACAAGACTTGCTGTATCCAGATCAGTAGAACTGGAGCAGAGGGAGGTCAGGTTCCGACAGGTGACAGTGACAGTTTCAGGAGTCAGAACTCAAAGGAATTTATCAGATTTGAAAAAAGAAGCATTCGATTACAGGCTGGATGTCACTTATCACGATCACGTGTCCATTGGAAAGTTGAACAGTGTTTGTTGCAACGCACTGAAGTGGAAAGTAGAGGCTCTGGGACTCTGCTGCAGCAATGGAAAGGGGTCTTTGCCACCTTTGGTCAGTCTGCCCGATCCACTGCAATCACTCACGTCAGGAGATAAGCACTTCTCGAAACTTCATCGAAAACATCTGAAAGTAGAACTCCTGCTTCCAAATGACGTCATTCAGCAGTGCAAAGGAGATTCGTGATACAGGCTACATGCCCACCTTCAAAGTTCAAAGTCAGGTGTACCACACCTTTGGATCCTTGCTTCCTATGCCAGAAGCAGACCCCACCTTTGGATCCTTGCTTCCTATGCCAGAAGCAGACCCCAAGTTTATTCAGATCTACTTCATGGGAGATGCAACTGCAGAGGCTAAAATGAGACAGAGCAAGATACCTGGCCTAAAGGAAGGAATTGTTCTAGACCTAGAGGAGTTCCTTCGCAGGCACCATGCTTATGCCGCCATCTTCAAAACAGCCTTGGCGCTCGTGCCCACAGAGAATCACAAGATCAGTACAGTATCAGGCTGGACAAGAAGCCGGAGGGTgagcatgaaagatgttgcaaTGTCCCCCTCCTTCAACGAAGTGGCCGTGGTGATGGTTGTCTCGATAACTTACAAGCCCCTCAACATCGTCCTTCACAAGAGAAACCACATTTCAGAGGGTTGATGACACACCCACAGGTCCTATGACTCCATGCAGTATCGTCTTGCAAGGTGGGGACAGCTACTACTTCAACATTC includes the following:
- the LOC136840233 gene encoding uncharacterized protein isoform X2, with the protein product MTSFSSAKEIRDTGYMPTFKVQSQVYHTFGSLLPMPEADPTFGSLLPMPEADPKFIQIYFMGDATAEAKMRQSKIPGLKEGIVLDLEEFLRRHHAYAAIFKTALALVPTENHKISTVSGWTRSRRVSMKDVAMSPSFNEVAVVMVVSITYKPLNIVLHKRNHISEG